A window from Deinococcus reticulitermitis encodes these proteins:
- a CDS encoding BrxA family protein — protein sequence MAYKSNIQKGGLLIDPHRDMLLAYEPALSRDAFADKVDDLGLMAAYTATRRSYLMVLFYSRYPQQVQSWTLLKEVLRLSPLGVQALVMYFHIARSETIVADFVTMYLWSEWQDGRIQVNPPSVQAWVSDASQTQGQVWSDAVNYRVAKSLLALTRDAGLLEGIQSKTIRHPFVPDEVIVYVLFTLRSEGFSTGNRVLTHPVWRLFLLSESDVSDHLARVSDRGLIEWHATGSSFHLGFPYDTEEEVARVLLR from the coding sequence ATGGCCTACAAGAGCAACATCCAGAAGGGCGGCCTGCTGATTGATCCGCACCGGGACATGCTGCTGGCTTACGAGCCTGCCCTGTCCCGGGATGCGTTTGCCGACAAGGTCGATGATCTGGGACTGATGGCGGCCTACACAGCCACGCGCCGGAGCTACCTGATGGTGCTGTTCTACAGCCGGTACCCACAGCAGGTGCAGAGCTGGACGCTGCTCAAGGAGGTGCTGCGTCTCAGCCCACTTGGCGTGCAGGCCCTGGTGATGTACTTCCACATTGCCCGCAGTGAGACCATCGTGGCCGACTTTGTCACCATGTACCTGTGGTCCGAATGGCAGGATGGTCGCATCCAGGTCAATCCGCCGAGCGTCCAGGCATGGGTCTCTGACGCTTCTCAGACGCAAGGGCAGGTCTGGTCAGACGCCGTGAACTACCGCGTGGCCAAGAGTCTTCTGGCACTCACGCGGGATGCCGGTCTGCTTGAGGGCATTCAGAGTAAGACCATCCGCCATCCTTTCGTCCCGGATGAGGTCATCGTCTACGTCCTGTTTACCCTGCGTTCGGAAGGGTTCTCGACGGGCAACCGGGTTCTGACGCATCCCGTGTGGCGTCTGTTCCTGCTGTCGGAGAGCGACGTGAGTGATCATCTGGCCCGTGTGTCCGATCGGGGACTCATTGAGTGGCATGCGACGGGCAGCAGCTTCCA